A genomic window from Anopheles ziemanni chromosome X, idAnoZiCoDA_A2_x.2, whole genome shotgun sequence includes:
- the LOC131291397 gene encoding ras-related protein Rab-10 has product MAKKTYDLLFKLLLIGDSGVGKTCILFRFSDDAFTSTFISTIGIDFKIKTIELRGKKIKLQIWDTAGQERFHTITTSYYRGAMGIMLVYDITNEKSFDNIVKWLRNIDEHANEDVEKMILGNKCDMADKRAVRKERGENIAREHDIRFMETSAKANTNIEQAFRELAEAILDKTAGKETTDNPDRVVVNRGSGERLPAYKACCT; this is encoded by the exons ATGGCCAAGAAAACCTACGACTTGTTGTTCAAGCTGCTGCTGATTGGAGACTCTGGCGTCGGTAAAACCTGCAtcttgtttcgcttttccgaTGATGCGTTCACCTCGACATTCATCTCCACCATCG GCATTGATTTCAAGATTAAAACAATCGAACTGCGTGGCAAAAAGATCAAACTACAGATCTGGGATACGGCCGGCCAGGAGCGGTTCCACACGATCACGACCTCATACTATCGCGGCGCCATGGGTATCATGCTGGTGTACGACATAACAAACGAGAAAAGCTTCGACAATATAGTCAAATGGCTGCGTAATATAGACGAG CATGCCAACGAGGATGTGGAAAAGATGATACTGGGAAACAAGTGCGACATGGCAGACAAAAGGGCCGTGCGTAAGGAGCGGGGAGAAAAT ATCGCTCGAGAACACGATATCCGTTTTATGGAAACCTCTGCCAAGGCAAACACTAACATCGAGCAGGCTTTTCGCGAGCTGGCCGAAGCCATTCTGGATAAGACCGCCGGCAAAGAGACGACCGACAACCCAGACCGGGTGGTCGTGAATCGAGGATCCGGCGAAAGACTTCCCGCCTACAAAGCCTGCTGCACGTAG